agaaaaatgataagtgtccgatttcaaaaattcgatcatttttctcacaaaagtgcaaaatttcatttatttttacatccgacttttttttcgtatttgtgTTAAAAAAGTACGTTCAGAaaccaaaattttgaaaaaaacgtcgaccctgattagtcaatttttcaaaaagttgtggctatttgaataaaaggcattttttcaacttttttgagttggggggaaaaattgaaacaattctCCAAAAAGTCTTTAGTGgggtgggaaaaaatgaagttacAGCTAATTGTAAATCGAAAGGGGTCAGGTTCAAAAATGGTCGTTTTCACTGAACTGCCCCATGGTATATGATATCTACAAAATCTGTATCCGAAATATACAGACACTTCAAGCAgacgataaatattattatgtcGATTGgtgttgttgtttgttttttaccgTTACAGGTATGGAAAAATGAGTACTTATTTATCAAATCTGTTGAGGGATAATCTTAAAACATCCACATAacctttttattatcattcttaTCGTATCTCTTTTTGTCAATAAACAgtcttgtaaattttcaacaacagTAATATTAaaatcgatatacatatagacgcGGACAAGAAGATGACCGAtaaaaaaagtgcgaaaaCAAAATAGTCAACAATACTCATAAAACTCCAGCGCCTCCAACCAAATATGCTAACTAGAACGCATTCGGCCTCGACGAGGCGCTTTCAACTCCCACGTGAAATTTCCTGGTAATCTGTTTGTTACGGAGGCTGGACAGACAACGTTAAGTCTCAGGTAAAGTTCCTGCTTTGAGTTTGCGGCGgttgaattttcaaggtcATCTAGTCTGAGGGCCGCTCTTACTGCTAAGGGTGCGAGTTCCGGTGAACATCGCAGTTCAACTCCAACGACAAGATCGAAGCAAGGGCTGCCTCCTCCTCGTTCGTCGTCTAGATCGTCTGCGTCATCGAGATTTTCAGGGTCCTCAGGATTTTCAGGATCCTCCCAGTCACCGGTAGCTGAAGTTTTGAATTTGCTTTCGAACGCGTATTTGTTCATATTACCGTAGTAAAAAAACTGGCCACCGTATTCGCCATATCCGGAATAAGTCGATGCAGGTGGTGCCCTCGGAGAAGGAAGTGCAGGTGAACGCAGAAGTCTTTCCCTGTCGTAgtgcgatttttcaaaaagatgATCGTTGACACTTCCCACCAACCGACGGAGTCGAAGATACATAAAACGTTGCTCGTCACGCCAACTATTCTCGTCGGGAGCGGTCGGAACCTCTAAACAAGTGAACCACGCACGACGCATGACGTACCTCAAACGCATACAAACGGCACTACCACCGTAACCTCCACGTTCCGAAGAAATACGAAATGCTAGAACATGGCGTCCTTCGGCTAGACAGTCCAAGACATCGACGGCCTTACAGCCCGAGACCAAGGCCGATTTGTTGACGCGCCGCTCagagactttttcgaaatAGTTCATAAAACGTTTGCAGAGTGAGACGAAGCGACCGACTCCGAATTCTGAATTTTGACCCATTCCTCCGAGAGCTAATGGTCGAGCTCTGGCGACTCTCAGCAGACGATCCAACTCATCTAGAAGAGTTCCTGCGTAGAAACAAAGTTTCGGGGGGTTTTCACGTCGTGGGGGATGCGTGTAGCGCCACGTTACCGCACGTAGCATTCGATATTGGGCTCGAACTAATTCAAGGGCGTTGAAGGCCCTGCTACAGGCTAGTAGTTCTGACTCTGTCGTAACACGAGGCATGTTGGCCTCGACGTAACTCATCGTTTCTTCTAGGCGGACACCAGTGGTTAAAAAGGCCGCGTTTAAAACGGATGTGGAGACAATTAAGCACCTTTGAGAGACCAACCTGACCGATTGGGCGACCTCGCAAAGTGGCAGCAATCGTAGCACCATTTCGAGGACTTCCGGAGGCAGCGTGTCCAACGTTTGAGTTCTCCTTAGATTCGGTTGACGGTTGTAACTCGTGGATGACGCGACGCGTGGTCGTTTTGCCGCGCTCATATTTGCACCACTTGGCAGCGATCGTGTTCTCGACTATCTCCAATTGCCAAAACCTAGTCtaagaatttcttctttccagatgttattatttctcgtttctctttcgATGAATGATGTTCGGCGGTAAGTTTATAAGTCTCTATCGCGACCGGAATATAACAGAAACCTGCAGACGTCACCGTTGGAGGTGCACCGtatcgaagcagaataatttacAACAACGCGTAATCTCTCCCATCGCGAACAATATGTTTTTCAATCCGATAAAAAATCAGTAAAAGCTGCAATGTCTGGCGCATAcgacgagaaaacaaaaacatgaCTTTGACGTGAAACGAGCCACTCCGTAAGAGCTGCACCTTTCAAATGTTTCAACCTTTTACGTTTGAAAAAAGCAACGTACTTCATGCGtccaagggtgaaaaaaatcctgTGAGtgaagacgatgaaatgagcgaagacagaaataattataacatttttctcttttccactTCCGCTCCTAGTTTTCAACACCCAAGTCGTCCCCTCTATAGTTTTCGCCGTCCTGGTTGCAGGTCGTTCGCTGAGTAGTCTTCGCCGTCCCGGACCTCCTCTCTATGGTTTTCGACGTCCCGGACGTTCTCTCCATAGTTTTTGACATCCAGGTCACCCGCCCCATAATTTTTGACGTCTACGTTCTTCGCTTCATTGTTTTCAGCTCACTGGACCAGTCGAATTAGGTTTTTTATTAATGTGGAAGAACATAGGCTggccgattttttcaaattttctttagaCCAGAAGAAAGCTACTCTAAAAAGTCGAATATTTTGTTCGAACGGACTCGGCCgcaaaaaatcattaaaaaatgaaaaacccatATTTCGcattataactttttttctgtaaacttTGCGAAAAAAGTATTCGTACAAAAGTTGTTCGTCGTGAAAAGATCTGAATTATGAGCCCAATgtcaaaatttcataaaaattagtTTACTTGTTTACAAGCAAACaaggacaaaattttttcgatttttccgaataaCTTGATGAATAATCAACTTGTGGTATTGTGGTTGATGGAGCAGTAACTTCAATCCTTTTCCCAGACGATGAAACTAAATATTATCCCCGTAAATCAGGACTCATTTATTAAGACAAATAAGTCCTAATTTGTATTTACATTGTAACGTTGCATTTTTTCCGCCGTCACTTTTGTCCGGAAAATACCGTTTACGTCCCGTATCGCCCGGATAACATCCGTTGTATCGCCATCTCCAAAAAACGGTCTATGCTTAGCCATTTTTAGTCATTCCAATTTATCGCCATTTTCTCGTGATTGTTTCGTAACCCCTTCCGCCTATACTCATCGAGACCATCGAGATCATCAAGAACCTCCCGAATATCGAGAGCATCTGGACCTTTGTGACCGATTAATCGCCGAAGTACCGCCGTGATATCGAACCTGACGCTTTGATGAGAGGGAAGTGTGAAACTGTATCTGGATGCCACGTTAACGGCGTACAGGGTCAACGCCAATCTGCCGGACTCTCCCGTTATCGAACGACTCATCAGCCTGGAGCTGATCCATCGAAGAGGACTGCAAGGAAGGACGTGAATGCAAGTCCCGGTGTGGCGCATCACGATCCCGCTCCTCCGGTGCATTGTTTGCCCGCGGAAGGACCCGGAGAAGTCTTCGGAGATGGCAACAGGACCAGGAGTACTGAAGCCAGCGATAGGCCAGTCAAATGCTGACCCCCATCACGCGTCATATCGCCATCGGTTAACTCCAGGTGACACCACGCATCACCAATTGCTCCCACCAGTCATCCCGTACCGCGGCACGCGTTTCGTGCACGCCAAAAAAGATCTACCGAGAGTGAGGAACCAATAACCAATAATTGCCGAAATTATGGATCACGAGGTCAATCCCCATTATCGCACGCCGAAATCATCGCCTGATCCCCGGAACCAGCAAGGATCTCGATCTTCTTCTACGCCGACAGTCGTTGTGACCTGACGcttatctcaatttttatccaGTCCGGTATTTAGCCGTTTTCCTTAGTTTCActaagttttcttttctgttattttccttttttttggtgcctttttgctttttcgtgCATTCATTTTCGAACACTGCTTATAGTTTAGCGCTATTTGTGTAGTGCATCTCGTTACCACCAGCAAGGTAAGAAACCCATATATTTTATGTGAAGCCAACGATAATTCAGCGAGGCAAAATTTATTCGGTTTATCGGCCGGAGTGTTGGATCAAGGGATCGCTCCCCGGATTTCCGTATCGTATCGCGCCGATCTGAATTATCCGAGGGCCGATTCTTTGATATTCGGAGGATTATCATCAAACTGTCGCTATTTTGCCTATCGCTATCGCCCGCTTACGCCCTATCGTATTATCCCGCTTTCACTAGGTTACCTGCAATTTTGTTCATATTTCTGTTATTACTACTTCACTGTTTTGCCACCGTTCTTGGAGACTCGCCGTAGTTGTAGCCGTGGGAATAGCACCCGTAATTTAAAGAACTATCTATTTTCGGTTGGTGCTTCAAAACCCCACGTTAATCCGCCCAACGAATCTTTACGCCCGCTGCCTGACGCAGCGTAATAATTGTCTTTTCTTGTGTTTCGCCGGGACAATTGATTCCCGATTACGAATATTTTCGCCTGTCTATTGTGACATATTCTCGCCTGTTCAAGTGACACAATTCCCGACAGCTGATCTTCAGTGTTTACGACCGCTACGAGAAGGAGCGctcgaattgaaaatattgtatcGCGCCCGGCGCGAAGCCGTACcgtttttattaaattcaGCAAACTACCGATCCCGCCGCCACATTCTTGATTAACGTAATCCTTTGACTGATTTAAATTTCATGTATTATTTCACGACCAATCTTGTGAATCGAATATACGGGCCAAAGCCCAGTGACGGAAATTATTGTTTCGTGATTCACGGCAAACCCAGCCCCTCTATCTTACCATATCGTGTCTGAACTAGTCGACTTGCCGCCCGTCGCAGATCtcttcaaaaatcgaatcttgATCTCAATTTCGTTGTCGAGTTTACGTGACGCACCAGCGTCTGGCGCCCTAACCGAGCAAATTAGTTATTTTAGAGTTTATCGTGCCAAGTGATAAGAGAGACGCGCCGTAGGGTAACGACGAATCGGTCAATCGCTGCCGTTAATTTTCCACGGGGAAAATCGTACGTTACAACATTTAAGACCTAATATGCGGCGGTTTTCTTTCGCAATCagaaagttgagaaaaaaagcaagcaggtttagaaaaaaaattcctatcCACGACAATTATTAACGGAGATGGTTATTTGTTGAGTAATCGGTCAGCCCGCGTCGCTCGGCCCTCCCACCACGCGACTCGGCAGCCCCCACCACGCACTTCAACCGATCGAGCACGGCTCGAAGCGTTCAAcgctgttcaataatttttttcattattttaaactACATtgacgacgttgaaaaaattcatggtTATTCCTTGGAGTATTTGacgaattttgatattttttccgtttctcaaTATTAATTACAGCAATAAATGTCACCCAAAATATAAGATACTGTTACCTCCGGTTCTACTTTACAAATtcgggtttatttttttttaaaatactcaGTGAAGCAAGAACAATAAGAATCTGTTAAGATCAATTCGAACTTGGATTCAAGTATCAGAGATATCTCTACTTGTTTGAgagcaaaaatttcaaaatcgccGAAAAGGTCAGTTTttatcgatggaaattttttttttttctgtatctagAAAGTACTCATGGAAGACTACCTTCATGATTTTTTGGCACCATGTGACGATCGTTCGTGCGAAAGTATGGGCAATCCGCGGATTTCACCTCGTCGCGTATTGTTGCTTAACTACGAAACATAGGTGAGCGAATATTCGACCATTCTCTGGGGAAAGGATTGAAGTTACTGCTCCATCGATTACAATACCACAAGTTGATCATTCatcaagttattcgaaaaaatcgaaaaaaaaagaattccttgTTTGCGTGCAATTCACAAGTACActgaattttagaaaattttgaaatcggaCTTATAATTTAGATCTTGTTACGACGAACAACTTTTGTgcgaaaactttttccgaaaagtttacagaaaaaaagttacattGCGAAATATGggtttttaaaatttcaagaattttttgcggccaaacccgttcgaaaaaaatgttagactTTTCAGAGTAGCTTCCTACTGgtctgaagaaaatttgaaaaatcggccAGCCTATGTTCTTCCACATTAATATAGACGCTATTTCCTGCTTGATTCGACTGGACTACACAGGTTCCATTGGCCGCAGTGTCAAGCGTAtagattttttgtaattttgagaCGTCCAGGTCATACGCTTCGTAGTTTTTGACATTCAGATCATCCGCTTCGTAGTTCCTATACGTTCTATTCATCGTCTATAAATATAATCTTAATAAATCACATGATTGAGACACATTACATGCGCAGAACAGTTGAAGGATTACCGTTTCCCGATCCTTTCCGGTAAACGCTGGTTCGTACTGTGACGGATCGGCCAAGTGAGCGCGTCGCCGGCAACTGTAAGAATTATGGATGGATTGATATAAGGAAATAATTTCTAtagcttttttctttattgccTTTAAAGTCAATTCGTCTGTCCATTAGATACTCTTATGAACTATTCATCTCCTATAGAGGATTGcatgcgagagagagagagctctTTTGTATGTTTGTACGTTACGTAACGTCGCCGCGTCGGTGTCAAGTTCCAGAAATGTGTTACCTCtcgtttttgagatattaGAACATATTAAGACACAATAATAtctgaaaaacgagaaataacacatttcTGGAATTTGACTCttatcgctttgccgtgtcATGGGGAagctttggtatttttttcagattttttaacggtgtcgatcatcgcgaaaatgactcgtgaatgccGCCGCGGAGCGTCCACCAAGTAGCGACCATGGAGAGTAGACAGGGTgttctctgtcgctcgacgcgcgtcattacgcgcataggcgtcgaccagctcgaatttacgcgcgcagccaactttgatgattttttactcgaaaacgaagccgaacgcatctctgaaattaattcacaggctgtagtatagttcaaagtatatgtcatcatttttttcaatttttcggggctatccgtcagtgttttaaaaatcattcaaaaattaattgttaaataaacaaatgataaatgaatttGTAACGATATTAGATTTGAAATTACCGCTGTAGGTATAGCGACGCCTGAGTCAGCTAATGATCAGTCAAAATAACGACtcacctttgaaaatatccgaaGGAACGAAAGGATGACACTCTGGGGAAGACAGTTAACAGGAAAGGACGTGACTGGTATTTTTCCTgtctttattaaaattttgataaaacgtGTTTCTAAACTAAATCCAGTGCGATCCGCtaactataataaaaataagacttATTAATATACAAAGCAGTTATCTAAAAAcattaaatttcacgaatacaacaatattttcaacgacaaaagaatatataaaaactTAGAGAGTAAACTCATCAAATCACACAACAGCATATCGCCATTTGAACCATCGACGTCTCAGGATGAAATTCTAATTCCTTGGAGGACCTGAAATTGAAACTACCAGCAATAATTGACCAAAGGAGATTCGGGGAAACAAATTACCTAAGTACGAAGGACGCATTTTGGCCATCCATGTCCTGCTCCGCTTATCACcctggaaaagaaacgaaatgataaaGCTAAGTTTAAACCAAACATTAAGCCTATAAGAAATTAAACATAGCGATAATGCTCATAACAATATTCCCCAGAGAACATTTTACCAcaaccattttatttatacaattttaatcTAGTACtgactatatatttatatgtaattaCTATATACAACTTACCTACGACTTGTTGTGTTGTCTGTATCTGTGAAGATGTGTGATGGATGAATGTTTcgcgcctttttttttatgttatttatataaaacaaagaatcgaaaaagttcacAGTGAGAAGTAAAAGTACCTGAATAATAGTTTACACCATAAatcttgttattatcattatactaAATATTATTGTCACCATCACTCAACCAGTAAAActtgtgataaaatataaactaCTACATTGGCGCCCACCGTGCAGGCCTTGAGCCCAAGGTCAAAGTTTTAGGTACAAATGTGTGTGTAAAAgtaattgtttgttttgtaTTTGCCTATGGGTAAGATTATTCATAGTCCGGTTGTAACTAGGTCCAAATCTCAAAACAAAACATTGTCGTCAAGGACTGGAACAACCTATCGTCTTAAAATGGCGCACGGAACGAGCCAGACGGTGGATGAGCAAATGAAGCAGctcaggagagagagagaaaatatggaGAAGCAAAAAGCGGATCTTGAATTACGCATGACACAATTTGCAACTTGTCAGGAATTAGCTGATCAAGTTAAGATGTTGCAACGTGAAAAAGATCAACGAGATCGAGCTTCGTCAAGTAACAATATAGAGGTATCAAATGACTCAAATAATACTACCAATCGTTTGTTAGGTGGCCtgataaatcattttcaacatcTCCAGTTAGACATTAAAGCACCAAAATTTTCTGACGAAGATAAAAGTAATcccattgaatttttacgaGATTTGGAGAGATATTTCAACGTTCATAACGTTAACGACGCAAAACAGGATTGGGTTCTCGGGAGTATATTAGAAGGTCGAGCCAAAATATGGTACGAAGCAAATAAAGAAGTATGCAACacttatgaaaatttcaggaaGCATTTTAAACGGGAGTTTTATTCCGTTCAATACCAAGTTAAAGCTAAGAATCGATGGTCGTCTCGTCGTTATAAATCACAAGATGGGGAATTGCGCAGTTACTTTCGTCGACAATCTAAAGAAGCGAAATATTTTGAGCCCGCGTTGTctacgtatgaaataaattatgctGTAGTACAACAACTACCAGCAAGGATTCGAGATTTATTAGCAACCATAGATTTTAACAATAGTGAATTAATAATGCAATCGTTATCTAATCTAGACATATCCCAAGAAGGCAGAGAATTTGATAGAGACAAAACTCAAAATTTTAATAGACCAAATCAGAACCCAGGTAGAAAGTTATCTTGGCAGAATAAGTTTCAGCCTAGCCGCTAGCCTCATTTAATATTGGCTTGCGAGGTTCGTACTGCGACATTGGCTATAGGTTGCTGCTAGGTACAATTGCAGTTCAGGATTTCGAGATATGTTGCTTGGTTATTACCTTTGCATTGTACCTAGCCGCGACCTAAGTATACGTGATAGCTTTACTTTTGCGAAAAGTGGGGTTAGGCTTACAgtgacatatatgtatatgtttaaaATGTTCAGTACACACGTGGTTCATCGATAAAagtagtatacgtacgcatctcacgtatttatctttttcaattttattttatatgattCGATTTATAAAGGTATATGGATGATACTAAGCAATAACGTCTTAgccaacattttgaaaaaaatcgaattattatatgatGAACGTATCCAGTGAAtgttaaaatgataaaataacgttaaagactcaaatttgtatttttgttggttAGGACGGTATTGGTTAATACCGTCATACACGTATAGATCTTCTATATGAACCATACAATTATAtcgcaattataaattttccattgtTATATACGGTGTGTATCTATGCTATGCTAATTTGCGCGAAGCGAATGCGCAAGCGATGGGTATGTTACGCACGTTTTCTGTGTTTGTTTacttcatattcatatttatattgtgGATATTCTTCGTTGAACGTGATTAACGACCAAATTTAAACTggtaagtaaaaataatattcactctGTTATAATTACTAGTGGAGAAAAGTTTGATAGTTCATTATTCTTGACTTGTAATTCGTAACAATAATTTAGAGGTTAAGTTCAATGATTTCCGACCGgtctgattcatttttccatgtgGTTCTTTCTTAaatgtttttgtaattattgtaatattttcatttttacaaagtaACTGTAATTGATACAACTTCTGCGTTATGTCTTTTCTTTAGATATTTCGCTTTTGAAAGTGTCTATAAACTTTAAACAATTTTACTTTGACCTGCAGAAACTTTAACATCCCGGATAAATGCAGTCGAATCGAAAGTCTATGCCGCACTAGGAACAGTCTTTACCAATTCAAAAGATTGGGAAGGTTACAGAATAAATCGGAccagaaaagagaagattgacgaaaaaagtgatatAAGCGAATAAGACATTTTCTTCACAGTTTAAAAGTTTATTGCAGTTATATAATACCCATAATTTATTACTTGTTACTCCACCATAATATTCTTCAgtatattttgataataaacGTTAATAACATAAATGATAACTGTATAGTGGATTGTTAATActgcaatttatttcacgtttaccTCTAAAAATCCCGAAGCCTGCTACAACCTGAATTGATCATATTGGTACTAGCTAAATTACGAAGGTTGGCCCAAGATAAGTAATTCAACCTGCTGCTAGCTAAAATGAGCGTTACAAACCGAGCTTGCAGCAGTATAGTTAAGCTATGCCGCACCAAGATAAGAACTAGCATAACTAGATCGCGGTTAGCTTCTGCCAAGATTAAATTTCTACCTGGGAACAGGAATCAAATACAGGGGGtgatatcaaataattatagtcGACAATCTCGTTTTCAATCACGccctaataataattataataacagtaataattatgGTTCATCCTATATGAATCCCACTGGACACCGTACGTATTATGATACAGTGCCGCAACAGTTTATATTGCCAAACACAAGATATCCACCTCCGGTGCTAGTAAGACCAACAAATTACGATAATCAAGTAGCTAGTAATCCTAACTTATGCCAATTTAATAATCCTGCAACTAATTTAAACTAAATTCGGGTGCGATAAACAGAGATCCGTTATCGTACCGATGGTCAAACGAATTTATCGAGGATCTATCGGCGGATATAGAACCTAGTTGTCAAAATAAAGACGCTGCAAAAGAAAAGGGTCTGAAATGTCCACATCTATTGGTTAAAATAGCAGATATTACCACCTATGCGCTACTCGATACAGGGAGTCAAATAACTTGTATTTCTGAAAGTTTTTATAATCGAATTATGGCTAGTTGTCGGTTTGCAGTACTACCAGTAACGAACATCAAGGTATATCCAGCAATTGGAAAAAAGGCGGTGAGCGTGAAGCAACAAATATTGATAGACTTGTATATAGATCAGCGGAGAATGACCTATGCCTTTTTAATTGTACCTAAATTGTCTGTAGATGTCATATTGGGGGATGACTGGTTGTCAGTTAATCAAGTAGTATTAAATTATTCTACAGAATCCATAGAAATTCACGGAACGGTAATGGCTAACGAATTTGTGTCGTACAGCCGAGAGTCTGTGAATAGATTGGAGTCTTCTATTAATGATAACATAACATACATTCAAATTATTGATCgtcaaacgataaaaaattacttaaATAAGTCCACCAACGTAGAAGAATCACATTATTCAAGGGTAGAATATCAAGATAATAATCTTTGCCACATTAACtcattcattgaaaaaaactgtacCAAAGGAGTTGGAATAACCGATTTTAATGAGAGCAAtatagaaaatgttgaaatgaatTATAGTAAAGTTGATAACATAGATAAGAATTGTAGAAACTCAGAGGAgataaatattgataatgaaTTATACAATGCAACAGAAGATATGCCTATTGAAGAGGATATCGCTAATATTAATGCTGAATCATTAaattgtgataattttttcaatcaaacagatagaaatgatagaaataaTGTGAATTACTCGAATATGGTAAATAGTGATAATTTAGAAATAACTGAGATCGTCAGTGATCCTGGACGAGCTTTTGACAAtaaatttatggaaaatttaGATGAACAATCTTTACGTAATGATCGATGTATTCAACAAGTAACATCTGACGAAAACCACTACCATTATTCACAAAACagcaaaaattataacgaaataGAAGACTACAGTTTCTTCCAAGAATTTCGGATGATCGCGTCAAAACTTATGATACAGGACGTTCGATTTACCGAACCCCtctttgaattaattattaaacatAAAAACTTATTCTCTGACAAGCCAGGTTGTGCCACACTATATGAACATCGCATTCAAATTAATAGCAATAGAGCATTTACTCGCAGATCGTATCCAATACCACTATCGCTGAGAAAATCTGTTGACCAAGAAATCAACGAAATGCTCCATGCGGGAATAATTGAGCCGTCGATTAGTCCATTTTGCAATCCCTTAAGgatagtttcgaaaaaaaatgggcgaGTTCGAGTTTGCCTTGATGCCCGTTATCTGAATGATATTATTGAGTCTGACAACGAATCACCACCTATTATAAACGAAATCTTACAGAAATACCATGGAACGCAATATTTTAGTACCGTAGATTTAACCAATGGATATTGGCAAATACCGCTACATAGCGAATCCCGACGATATACGGCATTTctttataattcaaaattataccaATTTTGCAGAGTACCCTTTGGCCTCAAAACCGCGGGTAATGGTTTCATTCGGGCACTCAATCTAGCCTTCAACAATGAATTTTCGGATTTCCTGACGCCATATATCGACGATTTGTTAATTACTTCACATAACTCTAAGGATCATTTGCAACATctcgatttaattttcacccgcctggaaaaatataaattcacatTAAGACTGAGTAAATCGCTATTTATCCAGGAAACCATCCCATTTTTAGGATTCATTATATCTCGGACCGGAGTTTGTCCTGATCCTAAGAAACTTAAGATAATCACTGAATTTCAAGACCCTAGCAATAAGCGACAGTTACAACAATTCCTAGGTATCTGTAATTACTACCGTCAATTTTGCATGCAATATTCTAATTATATCGACCCATTTAGGGAACTCTTAAAGAAAAACACTGCGTGGTTGTGGGAGGAAAAACACATAAAAGCCTTCCAAGATTTAAAGGACAAGTTTCTTAGAACCATAACATTGAATCATATCATTCCAAACGCAccgtataaaatacaaacCGATGCCAGTGATAGGGGGATTTCCGGACTTTTATTTCAAACCTGTATagatggaaataattatttga
This region of Athalia rosae chromosome 7, iyAthRosa1.1, whole genome shotgun sequence genomic DNA includes:
- the LOC105693970 gene encoding uncharacterized protein LOC105693970, producing MSAAKRPRVASSTSYNRQPNLRRTQTLDTLPPEVLEMVLRLLPLCEVAQSVRLVSQRCLIVSTSVLNAAFLTTGVRLEETMSYVEANMPRVTTESELLACSRAFNALELVRAQYRMLRAVTWRYTHPPRRENPPKLCFYAGTLLDELDRLLRVARARPLALGGMGQNSEFGVGRFVSLCKRFMNYFEKVSERRVNKSALVSGCKAVDVLDCLAEGRHVLAFRISSERGGYGGSAVCMRLRYVMRRAWFTCLEVPTAPDENSWRDEQRFMYLRLRRLVGSVNDHLFEKSHYDRERLLRSPALPSPRAPPASTYSGYGEYGGQFFYYGNMNKYAFESKFKTSATGDWEDPENPEDPENLDDADDLDDERGGGSPCFDLVVGVELRCSPELAPLAVRAALRLDDLENSTAANSKQELYLRLNVVCPASVTNRLPGNFTWELKAPRRGRMRSS
- the LOC125501687 gene encoding uncharacterized protein LOC125501687 isoform X1 yields the protein MSKSQNKTLSSRTGTTYRLKMAHGTSQTVDEQMKQLRRERENMEKQKADLELRMTQFATCQELADQVKMLQREKDQRDRASSSNNIEVSNDSNNTTNRLLGGLINHFQHLQLDIKAPKFSDEDKSNPIEFLRDLERYFNVHNVNDAKQDWVLGSILEGRAKIWYEANKEVCNTYENFRKHFKREFYSVQYQVKAKNRWSSRRYKSQDGELRSYFRRQSKEAKYFEPALSTYEINYAVVQQLPARIRDLLATIDFNNSELIMQSLSNLDISQEGREFDRDKTQNFNRPNQNPGRKLSWQNKFQPSR
- the LOC125501687 gene encoding uncharacterized protein LOC125501687 isoform X2, translated to MGKIIHSPVVTRSKSQNKTLSSRTGTTYRLKMAHGTSQTVDEQMKQLRRERENMEKQKADLELRMTQFATCQELADQVKMLQREKDQRDRASSSNNIELDIKAPKFSDEDKSNPIEFLRDLERYFNVHNVNDAKQDWVLGSILEGRAKIWYEANKEVCNTYENFRKHFKREFYSVQYQVKAKNRWSSRRYKSQDGELRSYFRRQSKEAKYFEPALSTYEINYAVVQQLPARIRDLLATIDFNNSELIMQSLSNLDISQEGREFDRDKTQNFNRPNQNPGRKLSWQNKFQPSR